Proteins encoded in a region of the Rutidosis leptorrhynchoides isolate AG116_Rl617_1_P2 chromosome 9, CSIRO_AGI_Rlap_v1, whole genome shotgun sequence genome:
- the LOC139866629 gene encoding ABC transporter G family member 29-like isoform X2, whose protein sequence is MTVKETLEFSARCQGVGKRLEMLEEIVRRETQAGISAESDVDAFMKGTTIEEDAGSLITYYTLRILGLDTCRDTFVGDPMIRGISGGEKKRVTTGEMLVGPAKTLFMDEISTGLDSSTTFRMVKCLQQIVHITESTIMMSLLQPAPEIFELFDDIILLSEGQIVYQGPRENALEFFEGCGFTCPERKGIADFLQEVTSRKDQEQYWADKSIPYKYIPVNEFQQRFRSSYVGKKLKYELEIPYDMSRSHKSALVFKKYFVSKWDLLKVSWNKEWLLLKRNIYIHIFKSVQFFMLAFIGMTVYFRTRMHTRDEQDGTLYTGALLYSLIVNMFNGFGELSLTIVRLPVIYKQRDLLFHPPWAYTLPTFLLHVPICFIETTAWMVILYYGVDLAPEPSRFFKHFLLIFLIQNMAGGFFRLIAGVCRTMNMANAGGSLLVLLIFLFGCFIRPKSQIPKILEWATWLSPLSYGFKSIAINEFFASRWMNKTSSDNVTKLGIAILENMDIPTEESWFWIGAASILGFAILFNILFTFSLMYLKPPGNPQVTVSEETAIGSSSNRKIEMQLLRSESNSHGSNVVARKKGMGYTFTPLAISFDNINYYVDMPQEMREQGRTEDRLQLLREVTGAFRPGVLTALMGVTGAGKTTLMDVLAGRKTGGYIEGDIRISGFPKRQETFARISGYCEQTDIHSPQVTVYESLIYSAFLRLPREVKDDEKMTFVDEVMELVELVNLKDAIVGLPGVSGLSTEQRKRLTIAVELVANPSIIFMDEPTSGLDARAAAIVMRAVRNTVDTGRTVVCTIHQPSIDIFESFDELLLMKVGGQVIYAGPLGQNSQKLVEYFEAIPGVPKIPEEYNPATWILELSSRDAEMRLGIDLSKHYESSSLYERNKALVMELSSPPPEAVDIHFQTRYSQTSWGQFKCCLWKMWCSYWRNPDYNLIRNIFTLAAAIMLGTVFWNIGKKRESDNNLNTIIGAMYSSVFFIGINNCEIVQPVVATERTVFYRERAAGMYSSFQYAMAQVFVEIPYVLFQTTYYTLIVYSMMSFKWEVVKFFWFFFITFFSFLYFTYYGMMSVSITPNEQMAAVVAASFYSLFNLFSGFFIPLPKIPKWWVWYYWICPVAWSTSGFIISQYHDVEDTIKVPGMSYDPPISLYIKDHYGYNLDFMRPIAAVLVGYCILFAFVYALCLRLLNFQIR, encoded by the exons ATGACTGTCAAGGAAACCTTAGAGTTCTCCGCAAGATGTCAAGGGGTCGGAAAAAGATTAG aaATGTTGGAGGAGATTGTGAGAAGAGAGACACAAGCAGGGATTTCAGCAGAATCTGACGTTGATGCTTTCATGAAGGGAACTACTATAGAAGAAGATGCGGGTAGTTTAATTACTTACTATACACTTAGA ATATTGGGGCTCGATACGTGTCGTGACACCTTTGTTGGTGATCCTATGATACGAGGAATATCTGGTGGAGAAAAGAAACGAGTGACTACAG GAGAAATGCTTGTTGGGCCAGCTAAAACTCTTTTCATGGATGAGATATCAACAGGTCTAGACAGCTCAACTACATTTCGGATGGTCAAATGTTTGCAACAAATTGTACACATCACTGAGTCAACGATCATGATGTCTCTACTGCAGCCTGCTCCAGAGATATTTGAACTGTTTGATGACATCATACTACTATCAGAGGGTCAGATTGTGTATCAAGGACCACGAGAAAACGCGCTTGAGTTCTTTGAGGGTTGTGGATTTACATGTCCTGAGAGAAAGGGCATTGCTGACTTCTTGCAAGAG GTTACCTCTCGAAAAGATCAAGAACAATATTGGGCAGATAAAAGTATACCGTATAAATATATCCCAGTCAATGAATTTCAACAACGTTTTAGGAGTTCCTATGTGGGTAAGAAACTAAAGTATGAGTTGGAAATTCCATATGACATGAGTCGAAGCCATAAATCAGCTCTAGTGTTTAAAAAATATTTTGTTTCCAAGTGGGACTTGCTTAAAGTATCGTGGAACAAGGAATGGCTATTGTTGAAGAGAAACATTTATATTCACATTTTTAAGAGCGTACAGTTTTTCATGTTAGCTTTTATTGGGATGACCGTATACTTTAGGACTAGAATGCACACAAGGGATGAACAAGATGGTACACTCTATACAGGAGCACTTTTATATAGCCTAATCGTAAACATGTTTAATGGTTTTGGTGAACTTTCCCTAACCATAGTAAGACTTCCTGTAATTTATAAGCAAAGAGACCTTTTGTTCCACCCACCGTGGGCCTACACACTTCCGACATTTCTACTTCATGTGCCAATATGTTTCATAGAGACTACTGCGTGGATGGTGATACTATATTATGGCGTTGATCTTGCTCCCGAACCTAGCAG ATTCTTCAAACACTTCCTGCTGATCTTTTTGATCCAGAATATGGCGGGAGGATTTTTTAGGCTCATCGCTGGAGTATGTAGGACAATGAACATGGCAAATGCCGGTGGAAGCCTTTTAGTCTTGCTTATATttcttttcggttgtttcatccGTCCCAAATCTCAAATTCCTAAAATATTAGAGTGGGCTACTTGGTTATCACCCTTGTCTTATGGCTTTAAATCCATTGCCATAAATGAGTTCTTTGCATCTAGGTGGATGAATAAAACT AGTTCGGATAATGTGACTAAATTGGGCATAGCCATACTTGAAAATATGGATATCCCAACCGAAGAAAGCTGGTTCTGGATCGGTGCTGCCTCTATTCTAGGTTTTGCGATTCTCTTCAATATCCTATTCACTTTTTCTCTCATGTATTTAAAAC CCCCTGGGAACCCACAAGTAACTGTATCGGAAGAAACAGCCATTGGAAGTAGTTCGA ATAGAAAAATAGAAATGCAGCTTCTAAGAAGTGAATCTAACTCTCACGGTTCGAATGTTGTTGCTCGTAAAAAGGGAATGGGTTATACGTTTACTCCACTAGCCATATCATTTGACAATATCAATTACTATGTTGATATGCCCCAA GAAATGAGAGAACAAGGGAGGACGGAAGATAGGTTGCAATTACTTCGTGAAGTTACAGGTGCTTTTAGACCGGGAGTACTAACTGCATTAATGGGAGTCACTGGAGCTGGTAAAACGACATTAATGGATGTTTTAGCGGGAAGAAAAACGGGCGGTTATATTGAAGGAGATATAAGAATATCAGGATTTCCGAAAAGACAAGAAACATTTGCAAGAATTTCAGGATATTGTGAACAAACGGATATTCACTCTCCTCAAGTCACTGTTTATGAATCTTTGATTTATTCGGCTTTCCTTCGTCTCCCAAGAGAAGTAAAAGATGACGAGAAGATG ACTTTTGTAGATGAAGTGATGGAGCTAGTTGAACTAGTTAATCTCAAAGATGCAATAGTCGGACTTCCGGGAGTTAGCGGTTTGTCAACCGAACAGAGAAAAAGGCTAACAATTGCAGTGGAGCTTGTTGCTAATCCTTCGATTATCTTTATGGATGAACCTACTTCTGGGCTTGATGCAAGAGCAGCAGCAATTGTTATGAGGGCTGTAAGAAATACTGTTGACACTGGAAGAACTGTAGTTTGTACAATTCATCAACCGAGCATCGATATTTTTGAATCTTTTGATGAGTTGCTACTCATGAAAGTAGGAGGACAAGTGATATATGCAGGACCCTTAGGACAAAATTCTCAAAAGCTCGTTGAATATTTTGAG GCAATTCCCGGGGTACCAAAAATTCCTGAAGAATATAATCCAGCAACATGGATATTGGAACTTAGTTCGCGTGATGCAGAGATGCGACTTGGTATCGATCTTTCTAAgcactatgaatcatcatctttgtATGA AAGGAACAAGGCGTTAGTGATGGAGTTAAGCTCACCACCTCCCGAAGCGGTAGATATTCATTTTCAAACACGATACTCTCAAACATCGTGGGGCCAATTCAAGTGTTGTCTTTGGAAAATGTGGTGCAGTTATTGGAGAAATCCCGATTATAATCTTATTCGCAACATTTTCACCTTAGCTGCTGCAATCATGCTTGGGACCGTGTTCTGGAATATTGGAAAGAAAAG AGAAAGTGACAACAATTTGAACACTATAATCGGGGCCATGTATAGTTCTGTGTTCTTCATTGGTATAAACAATTGCGAGATTGTGCAGCCAGTTGTCGCCACAGAAAGAACGGTATTCTATCGAGAAAGAGCTGCTGGGATGTACTCGTCGTTCCAATACGCCATGGCACAG GTGTTTGTTGAGATCCCATACGTGCTCTTTCAAACGACATATTACACTCTTATAGTCTACTCAATGATGTCATTCAAATGGGAAGTAGTCAAATTTTTTTGGTTCTTCTTCATCACTTTCTTTTCATTTCTCTACTTCACATACTACGGAATGATGAGTGTATCTATCACACCGAACGAACAAATGGCAGCAGTAGTTGCAGCCTCATTCTATTCACTCTTCAATCTTTTTTCAGGGTTTTTCATCCCCTTACCT AAAATACCAAAGTGGTGGGTGTGGTACTACTGGATCTGTCCGGTTGCTTGGAGTACAAGCGGATTCATTATTTCACAATACCATGATGTTGAGGACACGATTAAGGTGCCCGGTATGTCATATGACCCgcctataagtttgtatattaaagatCATTATGGTTATAATTTAGATTTCATGAGGCCCATTGCTGCTGTTCTTGTTGGTTATTGCATATTGTTTGCATTTGTCTATGCCTTGTGCTTAAGGCTATTGAATTTCCAAATTAGATGA
- the LOC139866629 gene encoding ABC transporter G family member 29-like isoform X1, translating to MTLICLLLVLVVVALGLHILPPILVEGEITYNGHKLTEFESRRTSAYISQNDVHVGEMTVKETLEFSARCQGVGKRLEMLEEIVRRETQAGISAESDVDAFMKGTTIEEDAGSLITYYTLRILGLDTCRDTFVGDPMIRGISGGEKKRVTTGEMLVGPAKTLFMDEISTGLDSSTTFRMVKCLQQIVHITESTIMMSLLQPAPEIFELFDDIILLSEGQIVYQGPRENALEFFEGCGFTCPERKGIADFLQEVTSRKDQEQYWADKSIPYKYIPVNEFQQRFRSSYVGKKLKYELEIPYDMSRSHKSALVFKKYFVSKWDLLKVSWNKEWLLLKRNIYIHIFKSVQFFMLAFIGMTVYFRTRMHTRDEQDGTLYTGALLYSLIVNMFNGFGELSLTIVRLPVIYKQRDLLFHPPWAYTLPTFLLHVPICFIETTAWMVILYYGVDLAPEPSRFFKHFLLIFLIQNMAGGFFRLIAGVCRTMNMANAGGSLLVLLIFLFGCFIRPKSQIPKILEWATWLSPLSYGFKSIAINEFFASRWMNKTSSDNVTKLGIAILENMDIPTEESWFWIGAASILGFAILFNILFTFSLMYLKPPGNPQVTVSEETAIGSSSNRKIEMQLLRSESNSHGSNVVARKKGMGYTFTPLAISFDNINYYVDMPQEMREQGRTEDRLQLLREVTGAFRPGVLTALMGVTGAGKTTLMDVLAGRKTGGYIEGDIRISGFPKRQETFARISGYCEQTDIHSPQVTVYESLIYSAFLRLPREVKDDEKMTFVDEVMELVELVNLKDAIVGLPGVSGLSTEQRKRLTIAVELVANPSIIFMDEPTSGLDARAAAIVMRAVRNTVDTGRTVVCTIHQPSIDIFESFDELLLMKVGGQVIYAGPLGQNSQKLVEYFEAIPGVPKIPEEYNPATWILELSSRDAEMRLGIDLSKHYESSSLYERNKALVMELSSPPPEAVDIHFQTRYSQTSWGQFKCCLWKMWCSYWRNPDYNLIRNIFTLAAAIMLGTVFWNIGKKRESDNNLNTIIGAMYSSVFFIGINNCEIVQPVVATERTVFYRERAAGMYSSFQYAMAQVFVEIPYVLFQTTYYTLIVYSMMSFKWEVVKFFWFFFITFFSFLYFTYYGMMSVSITPNEQMAAVVAASFYSLFNLFSGFFIPLPKIPKWWVWYYWICPVAWSTSGFIISQYHDVEDTIKVPGMSYDPPISLYIKDHYGYNLDFMRPIAAVLVGYCILFAFVYALCLRLLNFQIR from the exons ATGACTTTGATTTGTTTACTATTGGTACTGGTAGTGGTGGCGTTAGGGCTTCACATTTTGCCGCCAATTTTG GTGGAAGGAGAGATTACTTACAATGGTCATAAGCTTACTGAATTTGAATCCCGAAGGACTTCAGCTTACATTAGCCAGAACGATGTTCATGTTGGAGAAATGACTGTCAAGGAAACCTTAGAGTTCTCCGCAAGATGTCAAGGGGTCGGAAAAAGATTAG aaATGTTGGAGGAGATTGTGAGAAGAGAGACACAAGCAGGGATTTCAGCAGAATCTGACGTTGATGCTTTCATGAAGGGAACTACTATAGAAGAAGATGCGGGTAGTTTAATTACTTACTATACACTTAGA ATATTGGGGCTCGATACGTGTCGTGACACCTTTGTTGGTGATCCTATGATACGAGGAATATCTGGTGGAGAAAAGAAACGAGTGACTACAG GAGAAATGCTTGTTGGGCCAGCTAAAACTCTTTTCATGGATGAGATATCAACAGGTCTAGACAGCTCAACTACATTTCGGATGGTCAAATGTTTGCAACAAATTGTACACATCACTGAGTCAACGATCATGATGTCTCTACTGCAGCCTGCTCCAGAGATATTTGAACTGTTTGATGACATCATACTACTATCAGAGGGTCAGATTGTGTATCAAGGACCACGAGAAAACGCGCTTGAGTTCTTTGAGGGTTGTGGATTTACATGTCCTGAGAGAAAGGGCATTGCTGACTTCTTGCAAGAG GTTACCTCTCGAAAAGATCAAGAACAATATTGGGCAGATAAAAGTATACCGTATAAATATATCCCAGTCAATGAATTTCAACAACGTTTTAGGAGTTCCTATGTGGGTAAGAAACTAAAGTATGAGTTGGAAATTCCATATGACATGAGTCGAAGCCATAAATCAGCTCTAGTGTTTAAAAAATATTTTGTTTCCAAGTGGGACTTGCTTAAAGTATCGTGGAACAAGGAATGGCTATTGTTGAAGAGAAACATTTATATTCACATTTTTAAGAGCGTACAGTTTTTCATGTTAGCTTTTATTGGGATGACCGTATACTTTAGGACTAGAATGCACACAAGGGATGAACAAGATGGTACACTCTATACAGGAGCACTTTTATATAGCCTAATCGTAAACATGTTTAATGGTTTTGGTGAACTTTCCCTAACCATAGTAAGACTTCCTGTAATTTATAAGCAAAGAGACCTTTTGTTCCACCCACCGTGGGCCTACACACTTCCGACATTTCTACTTCATGTGCCAATATGTTTCATAGAGACTACTGCGTGGATGGTGATACTATATTATGGCGTTGATCTTGCTCCCGAACCTAGCAG ATTCTTCAAACACTTCCTGCTGATCTTTTTGATCCAGAATATGGCGGGAGGATTTTTTAGGCTCATCGCTGGAGTATGTAGGACAATGAACATGGCAAATGCCGGTGGAAGCCTTTTAGTCTTGCTTATATttcttttcggttgtttcatccGTCCCAAATCTCAAATTCCTAAAATATTAGAGTGGGCTACTTGGTTATCACCCTTGTCTTATGGCTTTAAATCCATTGCCATAAATGAGTTCTTTGCATCTAGGTGGATGAATAAAACT AGTTCGGATAATGTGACTAAATTGGGCATAGCCATACTTGAAAATATGGATATCCCAACCGAAGAAAGCTGGTTCTGGATCGGTGCTGCCTCTATTCTAGGTTTTGCGATTCTCTTCAATATCCTATTCACTTTTTCTCTCATGTATTTAAAAC CCCCTGGGAACCCACAAGTAACTGTATCGGAAGAAACAGCCATTGGAAGTAGTTCGA ATAGAAAAATAGAAATGCAGCTTCTAAGAAGTGAATCTAACTCTCACGGTTCGAATGTTGTTGCTCGTAAAAAGGGAATGGGTTATACGTTTACTCCACTAGCCATATCATTTGACAATATCAATTACTATGTTGATATGCCCCAA GAAATGAGAGAACAAGGGAGGACGGAAGATAGGTTGCAATTACTTCGTGAAGTTACAGGTGCTTTTAGACCGGGAGTACTAACTGCATTAATGGGAGTCACTGGAGCTGGTAAAACGACATTAATGGATGTTTTAGCGGGAAGAAAAACGGGCGGTTATATTGAAGGAGATATAAGAATATCAGGATTTCCGAAAAGACAAGAAACATTTGCAAGAATTTCAGGATATTGTGAACAAACGGATATTCACTCTCCTCAAGTCACTGTTTATGAATCTTTGATTTATTCGGCTTTCCTTCGTCTCCCAAGAGAAGTAAAAGATGACGAGAAGATG ACTTTTGTAGATGAAGTGATGGAGCTAGTTGAACTAGTTAATCTCAAAGATGCAATAGTCGGACTTCCGGGAGTTAGCGGTTTGTCAACCGAACAGAGAAAAAGGCTAACAATTGCAGTGGAGCTTGTTGCTAATCCTTCGATTATCTTTATGGATGAACCTACTTCTGGGCTTGATGCAAGAGCAGCAGCAATTGTTATGAGGGCTGTAAGAAATACTGTTGACACTGGAAGAACTGTAGTTTGTACAATTCATCAACCGAGCATCGATATTTTTGAATCTTTTGATGAGTTGCTACTCATGAAAGTAGGAGGACAAGTGATATATGCAGGACCCTTAGGACAAAATTCTCAAAAGCTCGTTGAATATTTTGAG GCAATTCCCGGGGTACCAAAAATTCCTGAAGAATATAATCCAGCAACATGGATATTGGAACTTAGTTCGCGTGATGCAGAGATGCGACTTGGTATCGATCTTTCTAAgcactatgaatcatcatctttgtATGA AAGGAACAAGGCGTTAGTGATGGAGTTAAGCTCACCACCTCCCGAAGCGGTAGATATTCATTTTCAAACACGATACTCTCAAACATCGTGGGGCCAATTCAAGTGTTGTCTTTGGAAAATGTGGTGCAGTTATTGGAGAAATCCCGATTATAATCTTATTCGCAACATTTTCACCTTAGCTGCTGCAATCATGCTTGGGACCGTGTTCTGGAATATTGGAAAGAAAAG AGAAAGTGACAACAATTTGAACACTATAATCGGGGCCATGTATAGTTCTGTGTTCTTCATTGGTATAAACAATTGCGAGATTGTGCAGCCAGTTGTCGCCACAGAAAGAACGGTATTCTATCGAGAAAGAGCTGCTGGGATGTACTCGTCGTTCCAATACGCCATGGCACAG GTGTTTGTTGAGATCCCATACGTGCTCTTTCAAACGACATATTACACTCTTATAGTCTACTCAATGATGTCATTCAAATGGGAAGTAGTCAAATTTTTTTGGTTCTTCTTCATCACTTTCTTTTCATTTCTCTACTTCACATACTACGGAATGATGAGTGTATCTATCACACCGAACGAACAAATGGCAGCAGTAGTTGCAGCCTCATTCTATTCACTCTTCAATCTTTTTTCAGGGTTTTTCATCCCCTTACCT AAAATACCAAAGTGGTGGGTGTGGTACTACTGGATCTGTCCGGTTGCTTGGAGTACAAGCGGATTCATTATTTCACAATACCATGATGTTGAGGACACGATTAAGGTGCCCGGTATGTCATATGACCCgcctataagtttgtatattaaagatCATTATGGTTATAATTTAGATTTCATGAGGCCCATTGCTGCTGTTCTTGTTGGTTATTGCATATTGTTTGCATTTGTCTATGCCTTGTGCTTAAGGCTATTGAATTTCCAAATTAGATGA
- the LOC139866629 gene encoding ABC transporter G family member 29-like isoform X3, with translation MKGTTIEEDAGSLITYYTLRILGLDTCRDTFVGDPMIRGISGGEKKRVTTGEMLVGPAKTLFMDEISTGLDSSTTFRMVKCLQQIVHITESTIMMSLLQPAPEIFELFDDIILLSEGQIVYQGPRENALEFFEGCGFTCPERKGIADFLQEVTSRKDQEQYWADKSIPYKYIPVNEFQQRFRSSYVGKKLKYELEIPYDMSRSHKSALVFKKYFVSKWDLLKVSWNKEWLLLKRNIYIHIFKSVQFFMLAFIGMTVYFRTRMHTRDEQDGTLYTGALLYSLIVNMFNGFGELSLTIVRLPVIYKQRDLLFHPPWAYTLPTFLLHVPICFIETTAWMVILYYGVDLAPEPSRFFKHFLLIFLIQNMAGGFFRLIAGVCRTMNMANAGGSLLVLLIFLFGCFIRPKSQIPKILEWATWLSPLSYGFKSIAINEFFASRWMNKTSSDNVTKLGIAILENMDIPTEESWFWIGAASILGFAILFNILFTFSLMYLKPPGNPQVTVSEETAIGSSSNRKIEMQLLRSESNSHGSNVVARKKGMGYTFTPLAISFDNINYYVDMPQEMREQGRTEDRLQLLREVTGAFRPGVLTALMGVTGAGKTTLMDVLAGRKTGGYIEGDIRISGFPKRQETFARISGYCEQTDIHSPQVTVYESLIYSAFLRLPREVKDDEKMTFVDEVMELVELVNLKDAIVGLPGVSGLSTEQRKRLTIAVELVANPSIIFMDEPTSGLDARAAAIVMRAVRNTVDTGRTVVCTIHQPSIDIFESFDELLLMKVGGQVIYAGPLGQNSQKLVEYFEAIPGVPKIPEEYNPATWILELSSRDAEMRLGIDLSKHYESSSLYERNKALVMELSSPPPEAVDIHFQTRYSQTSWGQFKCCLWKMWCSYWRNPDYNLIRNIFTLAAAIMLGTVFWNIGKKRESDNNLNTIIGAMYSSVFFIGINNCEIVQPVVATERTVFYRERAAGMYSSFQYAMAQVFVEIPYVLFQTTYYTLIVYSMMSFKWEVVKFFWFFFITFFSFLYFTYYGMMSVSITPNEQMAAVVAASFYSLFNLFSGFFIPLPKIPKWWVWYYWICPVAWSTSGFIISQYHDVEDTIKVPGMSYDPPISLYIKDHYGYNLDFMRPIAAVLVGYCILFAFVYALCLRLLNFQIR, from the exons ATGAAGGGAACTACTATAGAAGAAGATGCGGGTAGTTTAATTACTTACTATACACTTAGA ATATTGGGGCTCGATACGTGTCGTGACACCTTTGTTGGTGATCCTATGATACGAGGAATATCTGGTGGAGAAAAGAAACGAGTGACTACAG GAGAAATGCTTGTTGGGCCAGCTAAAACTCTTTTCATGGATGAGATATCAACAGGTCTAGACAGCTCAACTACATTTCGGATGGTCAAATGTTTGCAACAAATTGTACACATCACTGAGTCAACGATCATGATGTCTCTACTGCAGCCTGCTCCAGAGATATTTGAACTGTTTGATGACATCATACTACTATCAGAGGGTCAGATTGTGTATCAAGGACCACGAGAAAACGCGCTTGAGTTCTTTGAGGGTTGTGGATTTACATGTCCTGAGAGAAAGGGCATTGCTGACTTCTTGCAAGAG GTTACCTCTCGAAAAGATCAAGAACAATATTGGGCAGATAAAAGTATACCGTATAAATATATCCCAGTCAATGAATTTCAACAACGTTTTAGGAGTTCCTATGTGGGTAAGAAACTAAAGTATGAGTTGGAAATTCCATATGACATGAGTCGAAGCCATAAATCAGCTCTAGTGTTTAAAAAATATTTTGTTTCCAAGTGGGACTTGCTTAAAGTATCGTGGAACAAGGAATGGCTATTGTTGAAGAGAAACATTTATATTCACATTTTTAAGAGCGTACAGTTTTTCATGTTAGCTTTTATTGGGATGACCGTATACTTTAGGACTAGAATGCACACAAGGGATGAACAAGATGGTACACTCTATACAGGAGCACTTTTATATAGCCTAATCGTAAACATGTTTAATGGTTTTGGTGAACTTTCCCTAACCATAGTAAGACTTCCTGTAATTTATAAGCAAAGAGACCTTTTGTTCCACCCACCGTGGGCCTACACACTTCCGACATTTCTACTTCATGTGCCAATATGTTTCATAGAGACTACTGCGTGGATGGTGATACTATATTATGGCGTTGATCTTGCTCCCGAACCTAGCAG ATTCTTCAAACACTTCCTGCTGATCTTTTTGATCCAGAATATGGCGGGAGGATTTTTTAGGCTCATCGCTGGAGTATGTAGGACAATGAACATGGCAAATGCCGGTGGAAGCCTTTTAGTCTTGCTTATATttcttttcggttgtttcatccGTCCCAAATCTCAAATTCCTAAAATATTAGAGTGGGCTACTTGGTTATCACCCTTGTCTTATGGCTTTAAATCCATTGCCATAAATGAGTTCTTTGCATCTAGGTGGATGAATAAAACT AGTTCGGATAATGTGACTAAATTGGGCATAGCCATACTTGAAAATATGGATATCCCAACCGAAGAAAGCTGGTTCTGGATCGGTGCTGCCTCTATTCTAGGTTTTGCGATTCTCTTCAATATCCTATTCACTTTTTCTCTCATGTATTTAAAAC CCCCTGGGAACCCACAAGTAACTGTATCGGAAGAAACAGCCATTGGAAGTAGTTCGA ATAGAAAAATAGAAATGCAGCTTCTAAGAAGTGAATCTAACTCTCACGGTTCGAATGTTGTTGCTCGTAAAAAGGGAATGGGTTATACGTTTACTCCACTAGCCATATCATTTGACAATATCAATTACTATGTTGATATGCCCCAA GAAATGAGAGAACAAGGGAGGACGGAAGATAGGTTGCAATTACTTCGTGAAGTTACAGGTGCTTTTAGACCGGGAGTACTAACTGCATTAATGGGAGTCACTGGAGCTGGTAAAACGACATTAATGGATGTTTTAGCGGGAAGAAAAACGGGCGGTTATATTGAAGGAGATATAAGAATATCAGGATTTCCGAAAAGACAAGAAACATTTGCAAGAATTTCAGGATATTGTGAACAAACGGATATTCACTCTCCTCAAGTCACTGTTTATGAATCTTTGATTTATTCGGCTTTCCTTCGTCTCCCAAGAGAAGTAAAAGATGACGAGAAGATG ACTTTTGTAGATGAAGTGATGGAGCTAGTTGAACTAGTTAATCTCAAAGATGCAATAGTCGGACTTCCGGGAGTTAGCGGTTTGTCAACCGAACAGAGAAAAAGGCTAACAATTGCAGTGGAGCTTGTTGCTAATCCTTCGATTATCTTTATGGATGAACCTACTTCTGGGCTTGATGCAAGAGCAGCAGCAATTGTTATGAGGGCTGTAAGAAATACTGTTGACACTGGAAGAACTGTAGTTTGTACAATTCATCAACCGAGCATCGATATTTTTGAATCTTTTGATGAGTTGCTACTCATGAAAGTAGGAGGACAAGTGATATATGCAGGACCCTTAGGACAAAATTCTCAAAAGCTCGTTGAATATTTTGAG GCAATTCCCGGGGTACCAAAAATTCCTGAAGAATATAATCCAGCAACATGGATATTGGAACTTAGTTCGCGTGATGCAGAGATGCGACTTGGTATCGATCTTTCTAAgcactatgaatcatcatctttgtATGA AAGGAACAAGGCGTTAGTGATGGAGTTAAGCTCACCACCTCCCGAAGCGGTAGATATTCATTTTCAAACACGATACTCTCAAACATCGTGGGGCCAATTCAAGTGTTGTCTTTGGAAAATGTGGTGCAGTTATTGGAGAAATCCCGATTATAATCTTATTCGCAACATTTTCACCTTAGCTGCTGCAATCATGCTTGGGACCGTGTTCTGGAATATTGGAAAGAAAAG AGAAAGTGACAACAATTTGAACACTATAATCGGGGCCATGTATAGTTCTGTGTTCTTCATTGGTATAAACAATTGCGAGATTGTGCAGCCAGTTGTCGCCACAGAAAGAACGGTATTCTATCGAGAAAGAGCTGCTGGGATGTACTCGTCGTTCCAATACGCCATGGCACAG GTGTTTGTTGAGATCCCATACGTGCTCTTTCAAACGACATATTACACTCTTATAGTCTACTCAATGATGTCATTCAAATGGGAAGTAGTCAAATTTTTTTGGTTCTTCTTCATCACTTTCTTTTCATTTCTCTACTTCACATACTACGGAATGATGAGTGTATCTATCACACCGAACGAACAAATGGCAGCAGTAGTTGCAGCCTCATTCTATTCACTCTTCAATCTTTTTTCAGGGTTTTTCATCCCCTTACCT AAAATACCAAAGTGGTGGGTGTGGTACTACTGGATCTGTCCGGTTGCTTGGAGTACAAGCGGATTCATTATTTCACAATACCATGATGTTGAGGACACGATTAAGGTGCCCGGTATGTCATATGACCCgcctataagtttgtatattaaagatCATTATGGTTATAATTTAGATTTCATGAGGCCCATTGCTGCTGTTCTTGTTGGTTATTGCATATTGTTTGCATTTGTCTATGCCTTGTGCTTAAGGCTATTGAATTTCCAAATTAGATGA